The Alosa sapidissima isolate fAloSap1 chromosome 5, fAloSap1.pri, whole genome shotgun sequence genome has a window encoding:
- the LOC121709352 gene encoding syncollin-like isoform X1: MKSLAAVLVCVALCWEGLNAECPEPTALKDANGGKLCARLFTDSHYVFAQSCGGASLDVFPGDDVPTIDRKWNNRVSSLVVARSCSLTVWDYAKKGGTKRKFSTGIQYQLKDVPKGLFGNWNDDISAYYCTC, encoded by the coding sequence ATGAAGTCTCTCGCCGCTGTTCTCGTGTGCGTCGCCCTGTGCTGGGAAGGGCTCAACGCTGAGTGCCCAGAACCAACCGCCCTGAAGGACGCAAACGGTGGCAAGCTCTGTGCCCGCCTCTTCACGGACAGCCACTACGTCTTCGCCCAGAGCTGTGGAGGCGCGTCCCTGGACGTCTTCCCCGGCGACGACGTGCCCACCATCGACCGGAAATGGAACAACCGCGTGTCTTCGCTGGTCGTGGCCCGCAGCTGCTCCCTTACCGTCTGGGACTACGCCAAGAAGGGTGGAACGAAGCGCAAGTTCTCCACCGGCATCCAGTACCAACTGAAGGACGTGCCCAAGGGGCTTTTTGGCAACTGGAACGACGACATCTCAGCATACTACTGCACCTGCTAG
- the LOC121709352 gene encoding syncollin-like isoform X2 codes for MKSLAAVLVCVALCWQGLNAVCPDHTTLTDVNGAKLCARFFEDSSPIYAQSCAGESMDVYPGDDVPNMPLRWNNRVSSLVVARYCSLTVWDFYLKEGKKKKFSGGIQYRLREVSQGLIGSWDNDISGYYCTC; via the coding sequence ATGAAGTCTCTTGCCGCTGTTCTCGTGTGCGTCGCCCTGTGCTGGCAAGGGCTCAACGCCGTGTGTCCAGACCACACCACCCTGACGGACGTCAACGGCGCCAAGCTCTGTGCCCGCTTCTTCGAGGACAGCTCCCCCATCTACGCACAGAGCTGCGCAGGGGAGTCCATGGATGTGTACCCCGGCGACGACGTGCCCAATATGCCCCTGCGCTGGAACAACCGCGTGTCCTCGCTCGTGGTGGCTCGGTACTGCTCCCTCACCGTCTGGGACTTCTACTTGAAGGAGGGCAAGAAGAAGAAGTTCTCCGGTGGCATCCAGTACCGCCTGAGGGAAGTGTCTCAGGGGCTGATTGGCTCCTGGGACAACGACATCTCAGGGTACTACTGTACCTGCTAG